A window of Strix aluco isolate bStrAlu1 chromosome 2, bStrAlu1.hap1, whole genome shotgun sequence contains these coding sequences:
- the LOC141920286 gene encoding gap junction beta-6 protein, translated as MDWGALHTILGGVNKHSTSIGKIWLTVLFIFRIMILVVAAERVWGDEQDDFICNTLQPGCKNVCYDHFFPISHIRLWALQLIFVSTPALLVAMHVAYRRHEKKRQFRKGDQKCEYKDIEEIRKQRFRIEGSLWWTYTSSIFFRLVFEAVFMYAFYFMYDGFRMPRLMKCNAWPCPNTVDCFVSRPTEKTVFTIFMIAVSSICILLNVAELCYLLTKFFLRRSKKAGNPKHHPNHENKEETKQNEMNELISDSCQNTVIGFSSS; from the coding sequence ATGGATTGGGGAGCTCTGCATACCATTTTAGGAGGTGTAAATAAACACTCCACCAGCATCGGGAAGATATGGCTCACAGTCCTGTTCATCTTCCGTATCATGATCCTGGTTGTGGCTGCAGAGAGAGTCTGGGGAGATGAACAAGATGACTTCATCTGCAACACTCTGCAACCTGGTTGCAAGAATGTTTGCTATGATcactttttccccatctctcacaTCAGACTCTGGGCCCTGCAGCTGATCTTTGTTTCCACACCTGCGCTGCTGGTGGCCATGCATGTAGCTTACAGGAGGCATGAGAAGAAAAGGCAGTTCAGAAAGGGAGACCAGAAATGTGAATACAAGGACAttgaagaaatcagaaaacagagGTTTCGTATTGAGGGTTCCTTGTGGTGGACATACACTAGCAGCATCTTCTTCAGACTGGTCTTTGAAGCAGTCTTCAtgtatgcattttatttcatgtacGATGGGTTCCGAATGCCTCGTTTAATGAAGTGTAATGCTTGGCCCTGCCCCAACACAGTAGACTGCTTTGTTTCTCGACCTACTGAAAAGACAGTGTTTACTATTTTCATGATTGCTGTGTCTAGTATTTGCATTCTTTTAAATGTGGCCGAATTATGTTACTTACTGACAAAATTTTTCCTCAGAAGGTCTAAAAAAGCTGGAAATCCAAAACATCACCCTAACCATGAGAATAaggaagaaaccaaacaaaatgaaatgaatgaGTTAATATCTGATAGCTGTCAGAACACAGTTATAGGCTTTTCGAGTAGCTAA